From the Nodularia sp. NIES-3585 genome, one window contains:
- a CDS encoding AMP-binding protein, whose amino-acid sequence MNTKTVYPDITNLINLLRYRAFEQPNQIAFIFLKDGETESSRLTYKELDRQARAIAVELQSIVSIGERALLLYPPGLEFIAAFFGCLYAGVVAVPAYPPKSNQKLSRLQAIVTDAQAQLTLTTETLFTNIKSWVSQDPQLSALRCLATDSIDFNQVSSWKEISVVSNSLAFLQYTSGSTGTPKGVMVSHGNLMHNLEYMKQAFGLTTESVSVTWLPSFHDMGLIEGIFEPLYTGFLGVLMPPASFVQQPIRWLNAISHYRATHSGGPNFGYDLCVSKTTPEQRESIDLSSWCNAYSGSEPIRKKTLDQFAATFKPYGFCTNFSYPCYGMAEATLMISGGNFKDEPVYCAVDAESLKQNRVVITDEDNQKARHLVGCGHSWLDTEIVIADPESLTQCASLQIGEIWVSGSSVTQGYWNRDEETKQTFDAYLADTGVKEAGQTLGPFLRTGDLGFLKGRELFITGRLKDLIIIRGTNHYPQDIELTVEECHPALRAGYGAAFAIEVDGAERLVIAQEVERSYLRKLDINEVIGAIRKVVSEEHHLQVYAVLLLKTASIPKTSSGKIQRPACRRGFLNRSLNIVGEWTVANPQQLDLDQLQLEVESLWKDVQDSSRYNLKEEVPAINRSSTDLSRPITKERIQAWLVSHLSLNLQIQANDIDIQESFAYYGMDSTMAISTIYELMKWLQCELEPTLLWEYPNIETLAQHLAEEFC is encoded by the coding sequence ATGAATACAAAAACAGTGTATCCGGATATCACCAATTTAATAAATCTCTTACGCTATAGAGCTTTTGAGCAGCCAAACCAGATAGCTTTCATATTTTTAAAAGATGGCGAAACGGAAAGCTCAAGACTGACTTACAAAGAATTGGATCGACAAGCAAGAGCGATCGCAGTCGAGTTACAATCCATTGTTTCTATAGGCGAACGAGCCTTGCTACTCTATCCACCTGGTTTGGAATTTATAGCCGCCTTTTTTGGGTGTTTGTATGCCGGAGTGGTAGCTGTTCCGGCTTATCCCCCCAAGTCTAATCAAAAGCTGTCCCGACTACAGGCCATTGTCACAGATGCTCAGGCACAGCTAACTCTGACCACTGAAACTTTATTCACCAACATCAAGAGTTGGGTTTCCCAAGATCCACAATTATCAGCATTGCGCTGTTTGGCTACCGATAGCATAGATTTTAATCAAGTTTCCTCATGGAAGGAAATATCTGTGGTCAGCAATAGCCTAGCTTTTCTCCAGTACACTTCAGGGTCTACAGGAACACCGAAAGGGGTGATGGTGAGTCATGGTAACCTGATGCACAATTTGGAGTACATGAAGCAAGCTTTTGGACTCACCACAGAGAGTGTCTCTGTGACGTGGTTACCGAGTTTTCATGATATGGGATTAATTGAAGGCATTTTTGAACCCTTGTATACAGGGTTTCTCGGAGTCCTGATGCCGCCAGCATCCTTTGTTCAGCAACCAATTCGATGGCTGAACGCAATTTCTCACTATCGAGCCACCCATAGCGGTGGGCCTAACTTTGGTTATGACCTGTGTGTAAGCAAGACGACTCCCGAACAGCGCGAGAGTATAGATTTGAGCAGCTGGTGTAACGCTTACAGTGGATCTGAGCCAATTCGCAAAAAAACTCTAGACCAATTTGCAGCTACCTTTAAACCCTATGGTTTCTGCACTAACTTCTCCTATCCGTGTTACGGCATGGCTGAAGCAACTTTGATGATTTCAGGTGGTAATTTCAAAGATGAGCCAGTTTATTGTGCAGTTGACGCAGAATCACTAAAACAAAACCGAGTCGTGATCACTGATGAAGATAATCAAAAAGCTAGGCACCTAGTGGGTTGTGGTCACTCGTGGCTCGATACGGAAATTGTGATTGCCGATCCTGAGTCACTAACTCAATGTGCTTCTCTTCAAATAGGAGAAATTTGGGTATCTGGGTCGAGTGTAACTCAGGGCTATTGGAATCGAGATGAAGAGACGAAACAAACTTTTGATGCCTATCTTGCAGATACTGGCGTTAAGGAAGCGGGACAAACTCTCGGACCGTTTTTACGCACGGGAGACTTAGGCTTCTTGAAGGGTAGGGAACTGTTCATCACTGGTCGCCTTAAAGACCTAATTATCATTCGAGGTACCAACCATTATCCTCAAGATATTGAACTAACTGTAGAAGAGTGTCATCCAGCCCTGCGAGCTGGTTATGGTGCTGCTTTTGCTATTGAGGTAGATGGGGCTGAACGATTGGTGATTGCACAAGAGGTAGAGCGAAGTTACCTGCGGAAGCTGGATATCAATGAAGTGATTGGAGCTATCCGAAAGGTTGTGTCTGAGGAGCATCATCTGCAAGTTTATGCGGTGTTGCTATTGAAGACTGCGAGTATCCCGAAAACTTCTAGTGGAAAAATTCAGCGCCCTGCTTGTCGCAGAGGGTTTCTAAATAGGAGTCTGAATATAGTTGGTGAGTGGACTGTGGCAAATCCTCAGCAACTTGACTTAGATCAGCTACAGCTAGAAGTAGAATCCTTATGGAAGGATGTGCAAGATTCCTCACGGTACAATCTCAAAGAGGAAGTTCCAGCCATCAATAGGAGTAGTACAGACCTGTCTCGCCCAATAACAAAAGAAAGGATTCAAGCTTGGCTGGTGTCTCATCTCAGTCTGAACTTACAAATACAGGCAAATGATATAGATATTCAAGAATCATTCGCCTACTACGGTATGGATTCAACAATGGCAATTAGCACTATTTATGAATTGATGAAGTGGCTACAATGCGAGCTTGAACCCACTCTTTTATGGGAATACCCAAATATTGAGACTCTGGCCCAGCATCTAGCAGAAGAATTTTGTTAG
- the ctpC gene encoding carboxyl-terminal processing protease CtpC, which translates to MVITKSRLVLGATAVTLSTIAVTSLGIHSRGQALFKASPKELVDEVWQIVQRQYVDGTFNQVDWLAVRKEYLGKSYSSQEDAYTSIREMLKKLDDPYTRFMDPEEFKNMQVDTSGELTGIGITISQDEETKKIVVISPIDDTPAFKAGILAKDIITKINGKSTEGMDTNEAVSMIRGEPGTKINLTIERDGQAKQFEITRARIEIHPVKYSTQTTPAGKLGYIRLNQFSANASREMQSAIRDLERQRVDGYIMDLRGNPGGLLFSSVEIARMWLDRGTIVSTIDRRGEQEREVARGRALTNKPLVVLVDKGSASASEILSGALQDNKRAVLVGSQTFGKGLVQSVRPLEDGSGLAVTIAKYITPNGTDINKHGVDPDVTVDLSDEQREELWLKQREKLATLADPQFAKAVEVLGKEIASRGMTSSDKK; encoded by the coding sequence ATGGTGATTACAAAGAGTAGACTTGTTTTGGGTGCTACGGCGGTGACGCTTTCCACGATTGCTGTTACTAGCTTGGGCATTCACTCTCGAGGTCAAGCTTTATTTAAAGCAAGTCCCAAAGAATTAGTAGACGAGGTTTGGCAAATTGTTCAGCGCCAATATGTAGACGGTACTTTTAATCAAGTGGATTGGCTGGCTGTGCGGAAGGAGTACTTAGGCAAGTCCTACAGTAGTCAGGAAGATGCCTATACATCCATCCGGGAAATGCTGAAGAAGCTGGATGATCCCTATACCCGGTTTATGGACCCAGAAGAGTTCAAGAATATGCAGGTGGACACCTCTGGGGAACTTACAGGTATTGGCATCACAATTAGTCAAGATGAAGAAACGAAAAAGATTGTGGTGATTTCGCCCATTGATGATACACCCGCATTCAAGGCGGGGATTTTGGCGAAGGATATCATCACCAAAATTAATGGTAAAAGCACTGAGGGGATGGATACCAACGAAGCAGTATCCATGATTCGTGGTGAACCAGGAACGAAAATCAACCTCACAATTGAACGTGACGGTCAAGCCAAACAGTTTGAAATCACACGCGCCCGCATTGAGATTCATCCAGTTAAATATTCCACACAGACAACTCCAGCAGGTAAACTCGGTTACATTCGTCTAAATCAGTTCAGTGCCAATGCTAGCCGGGAAATGCAAAGCGCTATCAGAGATTTAGAAAGGCAACGGGTAGACGGATATATTATGGATTTACGTGGTAACCCAGGTGGTTTACTCTTCTCTAGTGTGGAAATTGCTCGGATGTGGCTGGATAGAGGGACAATTGTTTCGACTATTGACCGCCGGGGTGAACAAGAGCGCGAAGTTGCTAGGGGACGGGCTTTGACGAATAAACCCCTGGTGGTTTTAGTTGATAAAGGATCAGCTAGTGCCAGTGAAATTCTCTCAGGAGCTTTGCAGGATAATAAACGTGCCGTTTTGGTGGGTTCTCAAACTTTCGGTAAAGGTTTAGTGCAATCTGTGCGTCCTTTAGAAGATGGTTCGGGTTTAGCGGTGACAATTGCTAAATATATTACTCCCAATGGTACAGATATCAATAAACACGGCGTTGATCCCGATGTGACTGTGGACTTGTCTGATGAGCAACGTGAGGAATTATGGCTGAAACAGCGTGAAAAACTAGCTACACTCGCAGACCCCCAATTCGCTAAAGCTGTAGAAGTTTTGGGTAAGGAAATTGCTTCTAGAGGTATGACAAGTTCAGATAAGAAATAG
- the ispG gene encoding (E)-4-hydroxy-3-methylbut-2-enyl-diphosphate synthase, which yields MQTLPTPTTIDTTAAQPIFDTKIQRRKTRPVKVGDVTIGGNYPVVVQSMINEDTLDIDGSVAAIRRLHEIGCEIVRVTVPSMAHAKVMAEIKQRLIQTYQDVPIVADVHHNGMKIALEVAKHIEKVRINPGLYVFEKPNTNRSEYTKTEFDEIGDKIRETLEPLVVSLRDQGKAMRIGVNHGSLAERMLFTYGDTPEGMVESALEFIRICESLDFRNLVISMKASRVPVMIAAYRMMAKRLDELGMDYPLHLGVTEAGDGEYGRIKSTAGIATLLADGIGDTIRVSLTEAPEKEIPVCYSILQALGLRKTMVEYVACPSCGRTLFNLEEVLHKVREATKHLTGLDVAVMGCIVNGPGEMADADYGYVGKTPGYISLYRGREEIKKVPEAQGVEELINLIKADGRWVEP from the coding sequence ATGCAAACTCTGCCAACTCCTACAACCATTGACACCACAGCAGCTCAACCCATCTTTGACACCAAAATTCAGCGGCGTAAAACCCGACCTGTAAAGGTGGGAGATGTCACTATTGGGGGTAACTACCCGGTAGTGGTACAATCGATGATTAATGAGGATACTCTTGATATTGATGGTTCCGTAGCAGCGATTCGTCGTTTACACGAAATTGGCTGTGAAATTGTCCGCGTCACAGTCCCAAGTATGGCTCACGCTAAAGTGATGGCGGAAATTAAACAAAGATTAATTCAAACTTACCAAGATGTGCCAATTGTGGCTGATGTACATCACAATGGCATGAAAATTGCTCTGGAAGTCGCCAAGCACATCGAAAAAGTGCGGATTAATCCGGGGTTGTATGTGTTTGAAAAACCCAACACGAATAGAAGCGAATATACTAAAACCGAATTTGATGAAATTGGCGACAAAATCCGCGAAACTCTAGAACCTTTAGTAGTTTCCTTGCGAGATCAAGGTAAAGCCATGCGAATTGGCGTAAATCATGGTTCTCTGGCGGAAAGAATGCTATTTACCTACGGTGACACCCCAGAAGGAATGGTGGAATCTGCCTTAGAGTTTATTCGCATTTGTGAATCTTTAGATTTCCGTAACTTGGTAATTTCCATGAAAGCCTCACGGGTTCCGGTCATGATAGCCGCTTACCGAATGATGGCCAAGCGCTTGGATGAACTGGGTATGGATTATCCGTTACATTTGGGTGTGACAGAAGCCGGTGATGGCGAATATGGACGCATTAAATCCACTGCGGGAATTGCCACATTACTAGCTGATGGCATTGGCGATACAATTCGCGTGTCACTGACAGAAGCACCAGAAAAGGAAATTCCAGTTTGTTACAGCATTCTGCAAGCTTTAGGATTGCGGAAAACAATGGTGGAGTATGTCGCTTGTCCTTCTTGTGGACGGACTTTATTCAATTTAGAAGAAGTTCTGCACAAAGTTCGGGAAGCTACCAAACACTTGACTGGGTTGGACGTAGCCGTGATGGGTTGCATTGTGAATGGCCCTGGAGAAATGGCAGATGCCGACTACGGTTATGTTGGTAAAACACCTGGTTACATTTCTTTATATCGTGGTCGAGAAGAAATTAAAAAAGTCCCAGAAGCCCAAGGAGTTGAGGAATTGATTAACCTGATTAAGGCAGATGGGCGTTGGGTAGAACCATAA
- the infC gene encoding translation initiation factor IF-3, with amino-acid sequence MPVIEKKRTRDLPQINERIRFPKIRVIDTDGAQLGIMPPQEALQLAEEKELDLVLLSDKADPPVCRIMDYGKYKFEQEKKAREARKKQHTADVKEVKMRYKIEEHDYNVRVKQAERFLKDGDKVKATVMFRGREIQHSDLAEHLLKRMAKDLEPLGELQQAPKKEGRNMMMLISPKK; translated from the coding sequence ATGCCTGTGATTGAGAAAAAACGAACTCGCGATCTGCCCCAAATCAACGAGCGCATCCGCTTTCCCAAGATTCGAGTCATTGATACAGATGGCGCGCAATTAGGAATTATGCCTCCACAAGAAGCACTACAACTAGCTGAGGAGAAAGAGCTAGACTTGGTATTGCTAAGTGACAAGGCCGACCCCCCGGTTTGCCGGATCATGGATTACGGGAAGTACAAGTTTGAGCAGGAGAAGAAGGCACGGGAAGCCCGGAAAAAGCAGCACACGGCTGATGTTAAAGAAGTGAAGATGCGTTATAAAATCGAAGAACATGATTATAATGTCCGTGTTAAGCAAGCCGAGCGCTTCCTCAAAGATGGTGATAAAGTGAAGGCGACGGTGATGTTCCGGGGTCGGGAGATTCAACACAGTGACTTAGCAGAGCATTTGCTCAAGCGCATGGCTAAGGATTTGGAGCCGCTTGGTGAACTCCAGCAAGCACCCAAAAAAGAAGGGAGAAATATGATGATGCTGATTTCTCCTAAAAAGTAA
- a CDS encoding cytochrome P450 has protein sequence MQPDNQSAMKEQNSVLIGNPFPWYAQMRRESPVFYDAEQQSWMVFRYEDVKQVFADWQTFSSQIPYPSEPSNLNQSLIYTDPPKHQSLRSIVAKVFTARRVEELAPRITQITNELIDKVQGQNRIDFMHDLAIPLPVIIIAEILGVPVEDRADFKHWSDGIILSDPAALQAMGDYFRHLLKQRRQHSGQDLLSDLIAAHEAGETLTAQELVAFCILLLVAGNETTTNLLGNAILCFNEYPEAWEKLKRSPELLSLAIEEVLRYRSTVQGMERFTKVETQLGGQTIPAGQMLLVWIGAANRDETQFDRPDEFVIDRNPNSHLSFGNGIHFCLGAPLARLEGKIMLSAVLERLPNLRLDPNATLEFLPSMGIHGVKSLPVLF, from the coding sequence ATGCAACCAGATAATCAGTCGGCGATGAAAGAGCAAAACTCTGTGCTTATCGGTAATCCGTTTCCCTGGTATGCCCAGATGCGACGTGAGTCACCTGTATTTTATGATGCAGAGCAACAAAGTTGGATGGTATTTCGCTATGAAGATGTAAAACAAGTCTTTGCAGATTGGCAAACATTTTCGTCTCAAATTCCCTATCCATCAGAGCCATCTAATTTAAATCAAAGTCTCATCTATACTGACCCACCCAAGCATCAATCGCTGCGTTCTATAGTGGCTAAGGTCTTTACTGCCCGTCGGGTAGAAGAACTGGCACCACGCATTACGCAAATTACCAATGAACTCATCGACAAAGTTCAAGGACAAAATCGCATTGACTTTATGCATGACTTGGCAATTCCCCTACCTGTGATTATCATCGCGGAAATTCTCGGTGTTCCGGTTGAAGACCGTGCTGATTTCAAACATTGGTCAGATGGCATTATTTTGTCTGATCCGGCTGCATTGCAGGCAATGGGAGACTACTTCCGGCATCTACTGAAACAACGACGGCAACATTCTGGCCAAGACTTGCTCAGTGATTTGATTGCAGCCCATGAAGCAGGTGAAACATTGACAGCGCAAGAACTGGTGGCTTTCTGTATTTTGCTGTTAGTCGCCGGAAATGAAACTACAACTAATCTGTTAGGCAACGCTATTCTTTGCTTCAACGAGTATCCAGAAGCATGGGAAAAATTGAAGCGATCGCCTGAATTGCTGTCACTGGCGATTGAGGAAGTGTTGCGCTATCGCTCAACGGTGCAGGGGATGGAACGGTTTACCAAAGTCGAAACCCAACTAGGGGGACAGACGATTCCCGCAGGACAAATGCTATTGGTTTGGATCGGAGCAGCAAATCGGGATGAGACTCAGTTTGATCGCCCAGATGAATTTGTCATTGATCGTAACCCAAATTCACATTTATCTTTTGGCAACGGCATTCACTTTTGCTTGGGTGCGCCCTTAGCTCGGCTAGAAGGAAAAATCATGCTAAGTGCAGTGTTGGAACGTCTCCCAAATTTGCGTCTTGATCCAAACGCCACGCTAGAGTTTCTTCCCTCAATGGGAATACATGGAGTCAAATCTTTGCCTGTGCTTTTTTGA
- a CDS encoding TetR/AcrR family transcriptional regulator produces the protein MIVSTLPAIYILIVKVCNVSVSSTTFLVIPMGANNKSKRSATRELLVRSASQVVIDKGIEALTLDAVAQQAGVSKGGLLYHFPSKDALMQGMVEQLIQDFETALQAEYDKDDAPGIPGQWVRAYIRASLQISKQTLALIARLSSIAANSPHLFESAHTYQQQWQQRIETDGLNPIQATLILLAIDGLWLSEMFQIGAPEEPLRTQVLEALFAMTRVTTK, from the coding sequence ATGATAGTCAGCACACTGCCGGCAATCTATATCTTGATTGTCAAAGTGTGTAATGTGTCTGTATCCTCTACTACTTTCTTGGTGATTCCTATGGGTGCTAACAATAAATCAAAACGTTCAGCTACTCGTGAACTGCTTGTGCGGTCTGCTAGCCAAGTTGTGATTGACAAAGGCATTGAGGCGTTAACCTTGGATGCAGTGGCTCAACAAGCTGGAGTCAGCAAAGGAGGGCTACTTTACCATTTTCCTAGCAAAGATGCATTAATGCAGGGCATGGTTGAGCAACTGATTCAAGATTTTGAAACAGCACTGCAAGCCGAATATGACAAAGACGATGCGCCAGGGATTCCAGGACAGTGGGTAAGAGCATACATTCGCGCATCATTGCAAATTAGCAAACAAACTTTGGCACTAATTGCGCGACTTTCGTCAATTGCAGCAAATTCACCCCATCTTTTTGAATCTGCCCATACATATCAGCAGCAGTGGCAACAACGCATTGAAACAGATGGTCTTAATCCAATTCAAGCAACCCTGATTCTGTTGGCGATTGATGGTTTGTGGCTGTCGGAAATGTTTCAGATTGGCGCACCCGAAGAACCTCTTCGCACCCAAGTTTTAGAAGCGTTGTTTGCCATGACACGGGTCACTACTAAGTAA
- a CDS encoding zinc-dependent alcohol dehydrogenase family protein, with the protein MKAVLMQAVGSPEVLQLQDVPKPTVPLGNSELLVRLVAAGVNPIDTKLRQRGTFYPEQMPAILGCDGAGIVEAVGAGVERFRVGDEVYFCYGGLGAHQGNYAEYTVVDERFVARKPASVSFAEAAAAPLVLITAWEALYERGRLAPGERVLIHAGAGGVGHVAIQLAKLKGAFVCTTVSSQEKANFVKELGADEVIFYKQTDFVNAALNWTGGEGVDLAFDTVGGGTFQKTFPAVRVYGDIVTILEPKADTVWKAARSRNLRIGLELMLTPMLQGLEESLKHHGEILEQCATWMDDGKLKVEVSHRFLLAEAVRAHEVLESGAMIGKVVLLMSDE; encoded by the coding sequence GTGAAAGCAGTTTTAATGCAAGCAGTCGGTAGTCCTGAAGTTTTGCAATTACAGGATGTGCCAAAACCTACTGTACCTTTAGGAAATAGTGAGCTTTTAGTACGTCTAGTAGCAGCTGGCGTTAACCCTATTGATACGAAACTCCGTCAGCGAGGCACTTTCTACCCTGAACAAATGCCGGCGATTTTAGGCTGTGATGGTGCTGGAATTGTGGAAGCTGTGGGTGCTGGTGTTGAAAGATTCCGCGTAGGTGATGAGGTATATTTTTGCTATGGTGGTTTAGGCGCACATCAGGGTAATTATGCAGAATATACTGTTGTGGATGAAAGGTTTGTGGCACGTAAACCTGCTTCAGTTTCTTTTGCGGAAGCAGCAGCAGCGCCTCTGGTATTAATCACTGCGTGGGAAGCTTTGTATGAACGGGGGAGATTAGCACCTGGGGAACGGGTTCTGATTCATGCGGGTGCTGGTGGTGTTGGTCATGTAGCGATTCAATTGGCGAAGCTTAAAGGTGCTTTTGTCTGTACTACTGTGAGTTCTCAGGAAAAGGCCAATTTTGTCAAGGAACTCGGTGCTGATGAGGTAATTTTTTATAAACAAACGGATTTTGTGAATGCGGCGTTAAATTGGACGGGTGGGGAAGGTGTAGATTTAGCTTTTGATACTGTTGGCGGTGGAACTTTTCAGAAAACTTTTCCGGCTGTGCGGGTATATGGTGATATTGTGACGATTCTGGAACCAAAGGCTGATACTGTTTGGAAGGCTGCTAGATCACGTAATCTTCGCATTGGGTTAGAATTAATGCTGACTCCGATGTTGCAAGGTTTGGAAGAAAGTTTAAAGCATCATGGGGAAATTCTGGAGCAGTGTGCTACGTGGATGGATGACGGGAAGTTGAAAGTTGAGGTTAGTCATCGGTTTCTTTTGGCGGAGGCGGTTCGGGCGCATGAGGTTCTGGAATCTGGTGCGATGATTGGTAAGGTTGTTCTGTTGATGAGTGATGAGTGA
- a CDS encoding pentapeptide repeat-containing protein, whose amino-acid sequence MIEFFFKRKGARRSAQRNAEVRLCLSLRLIGVYVCVILVFFSLPAGAIASQPERTSLSLELLQERLHNPIIREGNLTVDLREMVIDLRPENGEFRDEFYQLLRKELQKSGTKPLGLDLSNSLIQGNFVGSDLGLRTPLYAPILTSGEQAQLSRLRFVCLQSLGIALPNSKDCRALLGSQPTASSEINIFRGSLILVKTRFNGEVQFPNTFFFQPVNAKNAIFLQATNWAETRFSRSVRFTGANFRQLTNFQTSVFFEKVNFEQVQFQEKADFQDSIFEESTKFNEASFHKSAKFNRAQWRGNVDFSSVRFADTAQFTQGNFYQDVLLTEAIFEQAVIFREAIFKQAVNLRGASIFNQADFSDARFAKEAFLNVPGLTFNSNQAKILGNPGEIGKMFRVPTSQGNQNILRNLGQNFRQQQQIADANQLEYTKQKLQLRELSHRLVDRNINNATRKSLINLGFSATQAEAIAHRRMIEPFGNSGDLLSLADIDLETYKQLSDRLVIAEPFSPGGWLLQAARWLALSVLLLLSGYGTSFWLVFGVGGVAIAYFGCLFWLVDRYRRLHPVPIIPTYYETTWIFAGFSFLTLFSLLAIFRNAEQPWLTLGCLLIIIIPLPVILLMRLYQQGRYHDLMDVSYFTEDGTFRQLRLLIGRLPVIPRNQTFRERYMPLLWNRRWNWLNYYDFSLNNLIRLGFNDIRLRDEHLPGIISTLAWYQWSLGVLYITLVLWTLSRTIPGLNLLIYLK is encoded by the coding sequence GTGATTGAATTTTTTTTTAAACGCAAAGGGGCGCGGAGGTCAGCGCAAAGGAACGCGGAGGTGAGATTATGTTTATCTCTGCGTTTGATTGGTGTTTATGTCTGCGTTATATTGGTTTTCTTTTCTCTTCCGGCTGGGGCGATCGCAAGTCAACCAGAACGCACTTCTTTAAGTCTGGAGTTGTTGCAGGAACGATTGCATAATCCCATTATCCGTGAGGGTAATTTGACTGTGGATTTACGGGAGATGGTGATTGATTTGCGCCCGGAGAATGGTGAATTTCGGGATGAGTTTTACCAGCTGCTACGAAAGGAGTTACAAAAGTCGGGGACGAAACCTTTGGGTTTAGACTTGAGTAATTCTCTGATTCAGGGGAATTTTGTGGGTAGCGATTTGGGTTTGAGAACTCCTCTCTATGCTCCTATTTTGACGAGTGGTGAACAAGCACAATTGTCTCGTTTGCGTTTTGTTTGTTTGCAGTCTTTAGGAATCGCTTTACCTAATTCTAAGGACTGTCGCGCTCTTTTGGGAAGTCAGCCGACGGCATCTAGTGAAATTAATATTTTTCGTGGTTCTTTAATTCTGGTAAAAACTCGCTTTAATGGGGAAGTACAGTTTCCAAATACTTTCTTTTTTCAGCCGGTGAATGCCAAAAATGCTATTTTTTTACAAGCTACTAACTGGGCTGAAACTAGGTTTAGCCGTTCGGTGCGTTTCACTGGTGCTAATTTTCGGCAATTAACTAATTTTCAAACGAGTGTTTTTTTTGAGAAAGTTAATTTTGAGCAGGTGCAATTTCAGGAAAAGGCTGATTTCCAAGATAGCATTTTTGAAGAGTCTACTAAATTTAATGAAGCTAGTTTTCATAAATCAGCTAAATTTAATCGGGCGCAATGGCGAGGGAATGTTGATTTTTCTAGTGTGCGATTTGCTGATACAGCACAGTTTACTCAGGGGAATTTTTATCAGGATGTTTTGCTCACGGAAGCTATTTTTGAGCAAGCTGTAATTTTTCGAGAAGCTATTTTTAAGCAAGCTGTAAATTTACGTGGTGCTAGTATTTTTAACCAAGCAGATTTTAGTGATGCGCGGTTTGCTAAAGAGGCTTTTTTAAATGTCCCTGGTTTAACTTTTAATTCTAACCAAGCGAAAATTTTAGGCAATCCCGGCGAAATTGGCAAGATGTTTCGTGTTCCTACTTCTCAAGGTAATCAAAACATTTTGCGGAATTTGGGGCAGAATTTCCGTCAACAGCAACAAATCGCTGATGCTAATCAGTTGGAGTATACAAAACAAAAACTACAATTGAGGGAATTAAGCCATCGTTTGGTGGATAGAAATATCAATAATGCTACCCGAAAAAGTTTGATTAATTTGGGTTTTAGTGCAACTCAAGCGGAGGCGATCGCACATCGTCGGATGATAGAACCATTTGGCAATAGCGGCGACCTACTAAGTTTAGCAGATATCGATTTGGAAACATACAAGCAACTGAGCGATCGCTTGGTAATTGCTGAACCTTTTTCCCCTGGTGGGTGGTTGTTACAAGCTGCAAGATGGTTGGCTTTGAGTGTACTACTGTTGCTTAGTGGCTATGGTACCAGTTTTTGGTTAGTCTTTGGCGTGGGCGGAGTCGCGATCGCTTACTTCGGCTGTTTATTTTGGCTAGTAGATCGCTATCGTCGCTTGCATCCTGTCCCAATTATTCCTACATATTACGAAACTACATGGATATTCGCTGGTTTTAGCTTTTTAACACTCTTTAGCTTATTAGCCATTTTCCGTAATGCTGAACAACCTTGGCTGACACTCGGTTGTCTTTTAATAATTATCATCCCCTTACCAGTCATTTTATTAATGCGACTTTATCAACAAGGCCGCTATCACGATTTAATGGATGTTTCCTATTTCACAGAAGACGGTACTTTTCGGCAATTAAGATTATTAATTGGGCGCTTACCAGTCATACCTAGAAATCAGACATTCCGCGAACGATATATGCCTCTTTTATGGAATCGACGTTGGAATTGGTTAAATTACTACGACTTTAGCTTGAACAATTTAATCAGATTAGGATTTAACGATATTCGCCTGCGAGATGAACACTTACCCGGTATCATCTCCACACTTGCGTGGTATCAGTGGAGTTTGGGTGTACTTTACATCACCCTAGTCTTGTGGACTCTTTCTCGCACTATTCCCGGATTGAACTTACTAATTTATCTCAAATAA